From the Lolium rigidum isolate FL_2022 chromosome 2, APGP_CSIRO_Lrig_0.1, whole genome shotgun sequence genome, one window contains:
- the LOC124690618 gene encoding RING-H2 finger protein ATL56-like yields MARVPVAVLFLITGVMLMLVLHILVIAWAIRRGHALRRSTSSSRDEEEHAEAGMTADELGELPCQDFKAVAAATPGRECAVCLETFLAGDRCRVLPGCGHAFHAPCVDSWLRKSRQCPVCRAEVAGCGKPAGAVVDEPASSESVAEILGGADR; encoded by the coding sequence ATGGCGCGAGTGCCGGTCGCCGTGCTCTTCCTCATCACCGGCGTTATGCTCATGCTCGTGCTGCATATCCTCGTGATCGCCTGGGCGATCAGGCGTGGCCACGCGCTGCGGCGCAGCACGTCGTCGTCACGGgacgaggaggagcacgcggaagCAGGTATGACGGCCGATGAGCTCGGCGAGCTGCCATGCCAGGATTTCAAGGCCGTCGCGGCAGCGACGCCCGGCCGCGAGTGCGCGGTCTGCCTGGAGACGTTCCTGGCCGGCGACCGGTGCCGTGTGCTGCCGGGATGCGGGCACGCGTTCCACGCGCCATGCGTGGATTCGTGGCTTCGCAAGAGCCGCCAGTGCCCTGTCTGCCGCGCCGAGGTGGCAGGCTGCGGGAAGCCTGCCGGCGCGGTGGTTGATGAACCCGCCAGCTCGGAGAGCGTTGCTGAAATACTGGGAGGAGCAGATCGCTAG